From a single Fulvivirga ulvae genomic region:
- a CDS encoding sensor histidine kinase, whose translation MKKYLIGLIFIGYLITAAKAQHNVYLYNDLRLIPSVEAEKKGEQYSPEAILKKERLQFASPENLDNIPSGVAYWLRFDLNSFLYLFESYDTLYLNTPSFYRGAYYLREGGKIKSVEINFFNKSDLKSNKVKRSYLPFTKENLLENRFIVIKTDGFLGGYRWKRSGFYIANNNQDAIQDYSYFKRSFERQIPIYLFLGLAGALFILNVLLYIYSLNHIYLFYSLFLLFQSAYYSQLSLNIITYFEANHPLLLYVVTSVTQIAINLMYLLFIRSFLEMPADYPKLNKVVKIIAYFLAVLIIADTIILIIDPFFPYQSVLMNFQRYFMSLFALYGIIHLLIFKKSNLVYFVVIGTAIFVTGALFTLFLMNIKYMLAGASIESFVFATGLAYRIKMVYEDKLNLEKEAVSASKSALRAQINPHFIFNALNSIQHLITVNDKKSALRYLTKCSHLLRQILENSIEVNVPLRREIELLKLYLELESLRFDQSFEYSIAVDEQLDIHNLEMPLFLIQPYVENAIIHGLMPATYKPKRINIEFCDKGAFILCTISDNGIGRAAARALRKKTVYVSRGMSVTKKRLDLINMNRSQKTLVTFEDSDKGTKVFINIPKM comes from the coding sequence ATGAAGAAATACCTCATTGGTTTAATATTTATCGGCTACCTCATCACTGCGGCCAAAGCTCAGCATAATGTTTATTTGTACAACGACCTCCGCCTTATTCCTTCAGTAGAGGCTGAAAAAAAAGGAGAACAATATTCACCCGAAGCTATCTTGAAAAAAGAACGATTGCAGTTTGCTTCCCCTGAGAACCTGGATAATATTCCCTCCGGCGTTGCCTATTGGCTACGTTTTGACCTGAATTCTTTTTTGTACCTTTTTGAAAGCTACGATACCCTTTACCTTAATACACCAAGCTTTTACAGAGGGGCTTATTACCTCCGGGAAGGGGGTAAAATAAAGTCAGTTGAAATTAACTTTTTCAATAAAAGCGACTTAAAAAGCAATAAAGTAAAGAGGTCGTACTTGCCCTTTACAAAAGAAAATCTTCTGGAAAACCGGTTTATAGTTATAAAGACTGATGGGTTTCTGGGCGGTTATCGCTGGAAACGATCCGGTTTTTACATTGCCAATAACAACCAGGATGCCATTCAGGATTATTCATATTTCAAACGATCATTTGAAAGACAAATACCCATATATCTCTTTCTGGGCCTTGCCGGGGCATTGTTTATACTAAATGTACTGCTTTATATTTATTCTTTAAACCACATCTACCTGTTTTACAGCCTCTTTCTCCTCTTCCAAAGTGCTTATTATTCGCAGTTGAGCCTTAATATTATTACATATTTTGAAGCAAATCATCCTCTGCTTCTCTATGTGGTAACCAGTGTTACCCAGATAGCTATAAACCTGATGTATTTACTGTTTATACGTTCCTTTCTGGAAATGCCGGCGGATTACCCGAAACTCAATAAGGTGGTGAAAATAATAGCATACTTCCTTGCTGTTCTTATTATAGCCGACACCATCATACTGATCATTGACCCGTTCTTCCCCTACCAATCTGTATTAATGAATTTTCAGCGTTACTTTATGAGCCTTTTTGCCTTATATGGTATTATCCATTTGCTGATTTTCAAGAAATCAAACCTTGTTTACTTTGTAGTTATTGGCACGGCTATTTTTGTTACCGGGGCTCTTTTTACTTTATTTTTAATGAATATCAAATATATGCTGGCCGGTGCAAGCATTGAAAGTTTTGTATTTGCCACGGGTCTCGCCTATAGAATTAAAATGGTATATGAAGACAAATTAAATCTCGAAAAGGAGGCTGTATCGGCCAGTAAAAGTGCGTTGCGCGCTCAGATAAACCCCCACTTTATATTTAATGCATTAAACTCAATTCAGCACCTCATCACTGTCAATGATAAAAAGAGTGCCCTCAGGTACCTTACCAAATGTTCTCACCTGCTCCGGCAGATCCTTGAAAATTCGATTGAAGTAAACGTACCGTTAAGAAGGGAGATAGAACTTCTAAAGCTTTACCTTGAGCTTGAGTCATTGCGATTCGATCAGAGCTTTGAATATTCAATTGCGGTAGATGAGCAGCTGGATATCCATAACCTGGAAATGCCGCTGTTTCTCATACAACCCTATGTAGAAAATGCTATCATCCATGGCCTGATGCCAGCTACTTATAAGCCTAAAAGAATAAATATTGAATTTTGTGATAAAGGTGCCTTTATTCTTTGCACGATCAGCGATAACGGTATTGGCAGGGCTGCAGCCAGGGCACTGAGGAAGAAAACCGTATATGTATCAAGAGGCATGTCGGTAACAAAAAAACGACTCGATCTCATTAATATGAACAGGTCGCAAAAGACCCTTGTCACCTTTGAAGATTCTGACAAAGGCACAAAAGTATTTATTAACATACCCAAAATGTAA
- a CDS encoding LytR/AlgR family response regulator transcription factor produces the protein MLNVVIIEDEIRSQETLKSLLTEFCDDVNVLGMAGNVRDAVALINKVRPELIFLDIELQTGTGFDVLNQIGERNFDVIFTTAFEQYAIKAIKFSSLDYLLKPIDIDELQEALEKARKRIDRQESSKQLSLLLKNMDERPNQRKKICLSTSEGLEFIDIENIRYCEANGSYTNFNIKPDVKLIVSKNLKEYESLLSDHSFMRVHNSFLINLHEVKKFVKSEGGYILMNDGTQIAISQSKRDEFMERMMSLS, from the coding sequence ATGCTAAACGTAGTAATAATTGAAGACGAAATAAGGAGCCAGGAGACCTTAAAATCCTTGCTCACAGAGTTTTGCGATGACGTCAATGTACTAGGCATGGCTGGTAACGTAAGAGATGCCGTGGCGCTGATCAACAAAGTAAGACCGGAGCTGATATTTCTGGACATTGAGCTACAAACGGGTACAGGCTTTGATGTGCTCAATCAGATCGGAGAACGCAACTTCGACGTGATTTTCACCACTGCCTTTGAACAATATGCCATAAAAGCGATCAAATTCAGTTCGCTGGACTACCTGCTCAAGCCTATAGATATAGATGAATTACAGGAGGCTCTTGAAAAGGCAAGGAAAAGGATAGACCGGCAGGAGTCTTCAAAGCAACTGAGCCTGCTGCTGAAAAACATGGATGAAAGGCCCAATCAACGAAAAAAGATCTGCCTGTCAACCTCTGAAGGCCTCGAATTTATAGATATCGAAAATATCAGATACTGCGAAGCCAACGGTTCGTACACCAATTTCAACATCAAGCCTGATGTGAAGCTGATTGTAAGCAAAAACCTGAAAGAATATGAGAGTCTGCTCTCCGACCACAGCTTTATGCGCGTACACAACAGCTTCCTGATCAACCTGCATGAAGTGAAAAAATTTGTAAAATCAGAAGGGGGCTATATTCTGATGAATGACGGCACCCAGATAGCTATCTCTCAGAGCAAACGCGATGAATTTATGGAGAGAATGATGAGTCTGTCGTAA
- a CDS encoding DinB family protein: MNAREVILLNFAETRRRSIKLWRAIPDVHLNWQPDKKAFSIIEMIRHVLEGEHLFHRIIENKGNLGDYQSPWLRVPYADVNHELHMAERYRMLFINMVENLTEDELENVEIIRTEVGQRKKLGDYLNRMAYHESVHTGQMLGYLRSLNIKRPMIWD, encoded by the coding sequence ATGAATGCCAGAGAGGTTATACTATTGAATTTTGCAGAAACAAGAAGGCGCAGCATAAAACTATGGAGGGCCATACCCGACGTGCATTTGAACTGGCAACCGGATAAGAAGGCCTTCTCCATAATCGAAATGATCCGGCATGTGCTGGAAGGCGAACACCTCTTTCACAGAATAATTGAAAATAAGGGCAATCTGGGTGATTACCAGTCACCGTGGTTGAGAGTGCCGTATGCGGATGTTAACCATGAGTTGCATATGGCAGAAAGATATCGCATGCTGTTCATTAATATGGTTGAAAATCTGACGGAAGATGAACTCGAAAATGTTGAAATTATAAGGACCGAAGTAGGGCAGCGTAAAAAGTTGGGGGACTACCTTAACCGTATGGCCTATCATGAGTCAGTACATACCGGCCAGATGTTGGGATACCTGAGAAGCCTCAATATAAAAAGGCCGATGATTTGGGATTGA
- a CDS encoding transcriptional regulator, with amino-acid sequence MPISLQGRHRYYTFKTAEVAQVVESMASLLPLQDGGKKIKKPKPSGITYARTCYDHVAGKLGVSLTESLVQYGVLQPTEKAYDLTKKGQEWFLSLGVDTEALRQQKRSFAHQCLDWSERRAHLAGALGASMLQIMLDNDWVRKKKNTRELLITPKGKLELHDLLKLEI; translated from the coding sequence ATGCCAATATCCTTACAGGGCAGGCACAGATACTATACCTTTAAAACTGCTGAAGTCGCACAGGTGGTGGAGTCCATGGCGAGCCTGTTACCATTACAAGATGGCGGTAAAAAGATAAAAAAACCGAAGCCATCCGGCATAACCTATGCCAGAACCTGTTACGATCATGTAGCAGGCAAATTAGGAGTGAGCCTCACCGAATCGTTAGTGCAATATGGCGTGCTTCAGCCTACTGAAAAAGCCTACGACCTCACCAAAAAAGGACAGGAGTGGTTTCTTTCTTTAGGTGTGGATACCGAAGCCTTGCGGCAGCAAAAGCGCTCTTTTGCACATCAATGTCTCGACTGGAGCGAGCGAAGGGCCCACCTGGCAGGAGCACTTGGTGCATCCATGCTGCAGATAATGCTCGACAACGACTGGGTCAGAAAGAAGAAAAACACACGCGAGCTACTCATAACCCCCAAAGGGAAATTGGAGTTGCATGATCTACTGAAGCTGGAGATCTAG
- a CDS encoding winged helix-turn-helix domain-containing protein — MEELENQFSQIAALIGDKARSVMLWNLLDGRAYTATELSLCANISPQSASNHLAKLVDANILTGQAQILYL, encoded by the coding sequence ATGGAAGAATTGGAAAATCAGTTTAGTCAAATTGCGGCCCTGATTGGAGATAAAGCACGTTCTGTTATGCTTTGGAACCTTTTGGACGGAAGAGCTTATACGGCCACCGAATTATCACTATGTGCCAATATCTCTCCTCAATCAGCAAGCAATCATCTGGCTAAACTGGTTGATGCCAATATCCTTACAGGGCAGGCACAGATACTATACCTTTAA
- a CDS encoding amino acid-binding ACT domain-containing protein, with product MKDLVIRLKNQVGALADMGEALAEAGISVEGGGAWVVNNEGIAHFLVEDGKKARQALEEKGIEVIKENEILVQRLKQDQPGQLGKITRAMQKAGVNIEVLYSDHDNRLILVVDDYEKGKVVSNNWTQGVYA from the coding sequence ATGAAAGATTTGGTAATACGTTTAAAAAATCAGGTCGGGGCATTGGCAGATATGGGGGAGGCCCTGGCAGAGGCGGGTATAAGTGTGGAAGGCGGCGGAGCCTGGGTGGTCAATAATGAAGGCATAGCTCACTTTTTGGTTGAAGATGGTAAGAAGGCACGCCAGGCATTAGAAGAAAAAGGGATTGAGGTAATTAAAGAAAATGAGATATTAGTGCAGCGTCTTAAACAGGACCAGCCCGGTCAGTTGGGAAAAATAACCAGGGCTATGCAAAAAGCCGGAGTAAATATTGAGGTACTTTACAGTGACCATGACAACCGGTTGATATTAGTGGTAGACGACTATGAAAAGGGAAAAGTAGTATCCAACAACTGGACGCAAGGAGTATATGCCTAG
- a CDS encoding OsmC family protein: MKYTARIIWEKSKDEKFTDHRYSRKHRWSFDGGLDIKASSSPGVVPVPMSDESAVDPEEAFVAAISSCHMLFFLSIAAGKSYVVESYEDQAEGIMGKNERGERAMTNITLRPRVVFSDVFNAPDAEQISELHSLAHRRCFLANSVQSKINISL; the protein is encoded by the coding sequence ATGAAATACACGGCGAGAATAATCTGGGAAAAAAGTAAGGATGAGAAATTTACTGATCACAGGTATAGCAGGAAGCACAGATGGTCCTTTGATGGTGGCCTTGATATCAAAGCTTCATCATCGCCCGGGGTGGTGCCGGTACCTATGTCTGATGAATCGGCAGTTGATCCTGAGGAGGCTTTTGTTGCGGCCATTTCAAGTTGTCATATGCTCTTTTTTCTGTCCATAGCGGCAGGGAAAAGTTACGTGGTTGAGTCGTATGAAGACCAGGCGGAAGGAATAATGGGTAAAAATGAACGTGGAGAAAGAGCAATGACCAATATTACCTTACGGCCACGCGTAGTTTTTTCAGATGTGTTTAATGCTCCGGATGCTGAGCAGATCAGTGAACTGCATAGCCTGGCTCACCGACGTTGTTTTCTTGCTAATTCAGTACAATCAAAAATTAATATTAGTTTATAA
- a CDS encoding DUF6686 family protein, which produces MNCNIETLIVTKNGAITQCRDCQRIGFTFKNLLIGFDPDQFVGFGRFLSRINFEKHCIRHSAKPPYLIINTCHHDIQFALFREEFEEFRDMAQQAKLMLEVLGILGPC; this is translated from the coding sequence ATGAATTGTAACATAGAAACGCTGATTGTAACAAAAAACGGCGCCATTACCCAATGTAGGGATTGTCAGCGCATAGGTTTTACGTTTAAAAACCTCCTGATTGGGTTTGACCCTGATCAATTTGTTGGTTTTGGCAGGTTTCTCTCCAGAATCAACTTTGAGAAGCACTGTATACGACACTCTGCAAAGCCACCCTATCTTATCATTAACACCTGTCACCATGATATTCAGTTTGCGCTTTTCAGAGAAGAGTTTGAGGAATTCAGGGACATGGCACAACAGGCAAAGTTAATGCTGGAGGTTTTAGGGATATTGGGACCTTGTTAA
- a CDS encoding HD domain-containing protein, whose protein sequence is MQPDNLSKQLEFIKEIDKLKYIQRKTRLFNSDRNENDAEHSWHLALMALVLAEHSNEEVDLLKVLKMVLIHDIVEIDAGDTFLFDAHRDSSKETEQLAAKRIFGMLPEKQADEFMAIWEEFEGGSTVEAKFAHSLDRLEPVLQNDSNQGGTWAEYNVPYEKVIGKVSVMDKGSSVLWGHAEKLIGSFYAEE, encoded by the coding sequence ATGCAGCCAGATAACTTATCAAAGCAGTTAGAATTTATCAAGGAGATTGATAAGCTAAAATATATTCAGAGGAAGACGCGGCTATTTAACAGTGACAGAAATGAAAATGATGCCGAACATAGCTGGCATCTTGCCTTGATGGCCCTTGTATTGGCTGAGCACTCCAACGAGGAAGTTGATTTGTTAAAGGTGCTTAAAATGGTGTTGATCCATGATATTGTGGAGATAGATGCGGGTGATACTTTTCTTTTTGATGCCCATCGAGATAGTTCCAAAGAAACAGAACAGCTAGCTGCAAAGCGCATATTTGGAATGCTTCCGGAAAAACAGGCGGATGAATTTATGGCTATATGGGAAGAGTTTGAAGGAGGAAGTACGGTAGAAGCAAAATTTGCCCATTCGCTGGACAGACTCGAGCCCGTACTTCAAAACGATTCAAACCAAGGAGGTACCTGGGCGGAGTATAACGTACCCTATGAAAAGGTGATCGGAAAAGTAAGTGTTATGGACAAAGGTTCCAGTGTACTATGGGGGCATGCTGAGAAGTTAATAGGGAGTTTTTATGCAGAAGAGTGA
- a CDS encoding Crp/Fnr family transcriptional regulator, with the protein MVRTNNDLSAYVARLYQTENRGYFSLENYLPGQNIIRQGKKVYAVHIIKSGIAKCYLSEDNGKDFIQEFFSEGEIFGEIETINHHLSFCSIDAITNVQVFQIKSENFVELLNADRRFNELILQAVANKVRYKAIRHGYNQSHAIEDNLLRLIREFPDLLQHISKQDIANYLGITLRSLNRALHDLAKKKLI; encoded by the coding sequence ATGGTAAGAACGAACAATGATTTATCAGCATATGTAGCCAGGCTTTACCAGACGGAAAACAGGGGCTATTTCTCCTTAGAAAATTATCTGCCTGGGCAAAATATAATCCGGCAGGGTAAAAAGGTATACGCCGTGCATATCATAAAAAGTGGTATTGCCAAGTGCTACTTAAGTGAGGATAACGGGAAGGATTTTATTCAGGAATTCTTTTCAGAGGGTGAGATTTTCGGAGAGATAGAAACCATCAATCATCATCTCAGTTTTTGTTCTATAGATGCTATAACCAATGTTCAGGTATTTCAAATCAAAAGTGAAAATTTTGTTGAACTTCTAAATGCTGATCGCAGATTCAATGAATTGATACTTCAGGCTGTAGCCAACAAAGTGAGGTACAAGGCCATCAGGCACGGGTATAATCAATCGCATGCTATAGAAGATAATTTGCTCAGGCTTATCCGGGAGTTTCCTGATCTTTTGCAGCATATATCAAAGCAGGACATTGCCAATTACCTTGGCATAACCCTTCGCAGCCTTAACAGAGCGCTGCATGACCTGGCCAAGAAAAAATTGATTTAA
- a CDS encoding response regulator, whose product MSKKLDYILLADDDKDCNFYHKRVLSKMDITQSIHVANDGQEALTFILKDKNPEDRGIIFLDINMPIMDGWEFLEEYEKLENRKKSNDVLIVLTTSLNPDDKDRAVRQRSVDDYYNKYLKRDAVNKILREHFFDMV is encoded by the coding sequence ATGAGTAAAAAACTTGATTATATTTTGTTGGCTGACGATGACAAAGATTGCAATTTTTACCATAAGCGTGTTTTGTCCAAGATGGATATAACACAGTCAATTCATGTGGCAAATGACGGCCAAGAAGCACTGACTTTTATTCTTAAAGATAAAAATCCTGAAGATAGAGGCATTATCTTTCTTGATATTAACATGCCAATAATGGATGGGTGGGAATTTTTAGAAGAGTATGAGAAACTTGAAAACCGTAAAAAATCAAATGATGTGCTGATAGTACTTACCACATCGTTAAACCCGGATGACAAGGACAGAGCCGTACGACAAAGAAGTGTCGACGATTATTATAACAAATATCTCAAGCGGGACGCTGTAAATAAGATATTGAGAGAGCATTTTTTTGACATGGTTTAA
- a CDS encoding PAS domain-containing sensor histidine kinase has translation MATLLLVAIFLSGVIFIVDINIPLGIAWGSLYCIIILYSWLFPAKFASVYIAMACTVLVILGFIYSANPNPASHVPEVNRLISIVILWVCAALVSIAKVSFENAEFQRVELEDQITRQTAELRDSEQLYRYLYDHALEMHMSLDPIEATILKCNDTLCKRLGYAESELIGETIIKLYHPDYHDQVNEILTKSKGEVSNVELTVVTKGGGKIDVVLNASPAYDGDGNVRFIRSSWIDITEKKKSIEKFRMLMHSAPDAIIIVNAQGKIELTNYEARRLFGYSKEELSGSLMEMLTLKRNHGLLDFDKACNKMEMELVGVRKNGEQFPAEVTSSLFKSDEEWLAIVAMRDVTIRKKTEGNLKMLYRAIRELEDYSIILLDANGNIQDWNRGARRITGYSFKEIEGKNFDVFYTDSDRREGKPQKQIQKAKVIGRVSEKGWRKRKDGSNFWAVETVTVLNDDMDQTIGFCNILKDLTSQKQAEDTMAKIASLESRSREMEHFAYVISHDLMEPLLTVKNFSELLEEDYGAEMNEDASTITHSILGAAERMEKLIHDLLEYSRLSKPKEIEVINCQYLVNTILEDLHSLVSRSKAVIEVGDLPHKVKAFPGEISMIFQNLIANALKFSKKDRFPQIQIKSKKVDGGWEFTVKDNGIGIARKDYDKIFVIFQKLNRSDEYSGTGIGLAHAKKIAEKHGGRIWVESEPGSGSTFYFTILTEYL, from the coding sequence ATGGCAACTTTATTGCTAGTGGCAATATTTCTGTCTGGTGTAATATTTATAGTAGATATTAATATTCCCTTAGGTATTGCCTGGGGTAGTCTTTATTGTATCATTATATTATATAGCTGGTTGTTTCCGGCAAAATTTGCTTCTGTTTACATAGCAATGGCGTGTACCGTACTAGTAATTTTAGGTTTTATTTATTCCGCTAATCCTAATCCTGCCAGTCATGTACCCGAAGTAAATCGCCTGATATCGATCGTAATACTTTGGGTATGTGCTGCACTGGTATCTATAGCAAAGGTGAGCTTTGAAAATGCTGAATTTCAACGCGTCGAACTTGAAGATCAGATTACCAGACAAACAGCCGAACTACGTGATAGTGAACAACTTTACCGTTACTTATATGATCATGCCCTTGAAATGCATATGAGCCTGGATCCTATAGAAGCAACAATCTTAAAATGCAATGACACACTTTGCAAACGGTTGGGCTATGCTGAATCCGAACTTATCGGTGAAACAATCATTAAACTATACCACCCGGATTACCATGATCAGGTAAATGAGATTTTAACTAAAAGTAAGGGGGAAGTAAGCAATGTTGAGCTTACGGTGGTAACTAAGGGTGGGGGTAAAATCGATGTTGTTTTAAATGCCAGTCCTGCTTATGATGGAGATGGGAATGTCAGATTTATCCGCTCAAGCTGGATAGATATTACAGAAAAGAAGAAATCTATCGAGAAATTCAGAATGCTGATGCATTCGGCGCCTGATGCGATCATTATAGTTAATGCCCAGGGTAAAATTGAACTTACCAACTATGAAGCCCGCAGACTTTTTGGGTATAGTAAAGAGGAGCTCTCAGGCAGCCTCATGGAAATGCTGACTTTGAAACGGAATCATGGTCTGTTGGATTTTGATAAGGCATGTAACAAAATGGAAATGGAACTAGTTGGGGTAAGAAAAAACGGGGAGCAGTTTCCTGCAGAGGTTACTTCCAGCTTATTTAAGTCTGATGAAGAGTGGCTGGCCATTGTAGCTATGAGAGACGTTACAATACGGAAAAAAACTGAAGGAAATTTGAAAATGTTGTACCGTGCTATAAGAGAGCTAGAAGACTATTCGATCATTCTCTTGGATGCCAATGGTAATATTCAGGATTGGAACAGAGGGGCCAGACGGATAACGGGTTATAGCTTTAAAGAAATTGAAGGGAAGAATTTTGATGTTTTTTATACAGACTCTGACCGACGCGAAGGAAAACCTCAAAAGCAGATTCAAAAGGCCAAGGTGATTGGTCGCGTCTCCGAAAAGGGATGGAGAAAGAGGAAGGACGGTAGTAATTTCTGGGCGGTTGAAACGGTTACAGTACTAAATGACGATATGGATCAGACTATAGGATTCTGTAACATCCTAAAGGATTTGACGTCGCAAAAGCAGGCAGAAGATACCATGGCTAAAATAGCATCGCTGGAGTCCAGGAGCAGGGAGATGGAGCATTTTGCCTATGTTATTTCTCATGATTTGATGGAGCCGCTTTTAACAGTTAAGAATTTCAGTGAATTATTAGAGGAGGATTATGGAGCAGAGATGAATGAAGATGCCTCCACTATTACGCATTCTATTTTGGGAGCCGCCGAACGAATGGAGAAGTTGATACACGATCTTCTTGAATATTCACGCTTAAGCAAACCCAAGGAAATAGAGGTAATTAATTGTCAATATTTGGTAAATACGATCCTTGAGGATTTGCATTCACTTGTTTCCAGATCAAAAGCTGTAATAGAGGTGGGGGATTTACCTCATAAGGTTAAAGCCTTTCCGGGAGAAATAAGTATGATATTTCAAAATCTTATTGCTAATGCACTGAAATTCTCCAAAAAGGATAGATTTCCGCAAATTCAGATAAAGTCAAAAAAAGTAGACGGTGGATGGGAATTTACCGTGAAAGATAATGGCATTGGTATCGCCAGGAAAGATTATGATAAGATTTTTGTAATCTTTCAGAAGCTCAATCGTAGCGATGAATATTCCGGTACTGGAATAGGGCTTGCTCATGCAAAAAAAATTGCCGAAAAGCATGGAGGACGTATATGGGTGGAATCCGAACCCGGAAGTGGCAGTACTTTTTATTTTACTATTTTAACAGAGTACCTATGA